Part of the Paenibacillus sp. FSL R7-0273 genome is shown below.
TACAGGCAATCCGTACGCTCGGGTTCCGCGGAATCAACGTGACCATACCGCACAAGATTGCGGTAATGGAATATCTGGACCGGCTGGATGAGAGCGCACTTGCCGGAGGCGCGGTCAACACCATTGTCAATGACAATGGTGTGCTGACCGGCTACAATACCGACGGAATCGGCTATGTCCGTTCGCTGAAGGCGGAGGCCGCCCCTGAGCTGGCAGGTGCGCGCATTCTGGTGCTTGGCGCCGGAGGTGCGGCCAGAGGCGTCATCAGTGCTCTGCTGCAGGAGAATCCGGCTTCTGTCGTGATTGCCAACCGTACGGCTGACAAGGCGCATGAGCTTGCGGCCTCGTGGCAGGCTGCAGGCTCAGTAACCGGAGTGTCTATGGAGGAGATTGCGGGGATTATCCCGGATTCTGATATTGTAATCAATACAACCTCTGTCGGGATGTATCCATATCCGGATGAGCTGCCGCTTGACCCGGGCCTGCTTCATAAAGGGCTTGTTGTCAGTGACCTGATCTATAATCCGCTGCGTACACGGCTGCTGGAGGAGGGCCTCAAGGCAGGCTGCAGCATTCATGGCGGCCTGGGGATGTTTATCTACCAGGGTGCCTACGCGCTCGAATACTGGACAGGCAGGGCTGCTCCGGTGGAGACTATGCGGCAGGCGATGCTTGAGGCCTTCGGAGTCAGCGAAGCCGACATGTAATGACTTAAATAGGGTAATAATAATGATATTAATATTTGTTAATTAAGGGGTTTGTTCATTTATGTTAACTGGTAAACAAAAACGTTATCTCCGCTCTTTGGCCCATCATCTAGATGCTGTCTTTCAGGTTGGTAAAGGCGGCGTTAACGACCATCTGATCCGTCATGTTGAGGAAGCCATCGAAAAGCGCGAGCTGATGAAAATCAGCGTGCTGAATAACAATGCTGATGATCCGAAAGAAATCGGCGCAGCCCTCGCAGAGCAGTCCGGTTCAGAGCTGGTGCAGGTGATCGGCAAGACGATCGTGCTGTACAAGGAATCCCGCGACAACAAAACGATTGAGCTGCCGCGCTAAAGCTTTTTATCCGGATGATAAGAG
Proteins encoded:
- the aroE gene encoding shikimate dehydrogenase, with translation MTGNTTNTDMLLGVMGDPIAQSKSPLMHTAALKALGIPGAYVPLHIAPGQLGEAVQAIRTLGFRGINVTIPHKIAVMEYLDRLDESALAGGAVNTIVNDNGVLTGYNTDGIGYVRSLKAEAAPELAGARILVLGAGGAARGVISALLQENPASVVIANRTADKAHELAASWQAAGSVTGVSMEEIAGIIPDSDIVINTTSVGMYPYPDELPLDPGLLHKGLVVSDLIYNPLRTRLLEEGLKAGCSIHGGLGMFIYQGAYALEYWTGRAAPVETMRQAMLEAFGVSEADM
- the yhbY gene encoding ribosome assembly RNA-binding protein YhbY; this translates as MLTGKQKRYLRSLAHHLDAVFQVGKGGVNDHLIRHVEEAIEKRELMKISVLNNNADDPKEIGAALAEQSGSELVQVIGKTIVLYKESRDNKTIELPR